A region from the Arachis ipaensis cultivar K30076 chromosome B01, Araip1.1, whole genome shotgun sequence genome encodes:
- the LOC107639210 gene encoding uncharacterized protein LOC107639210 isoform X1, which yields MATMWNSLCVANGTLFNSSSPLLPLRFNSNSNLRFRRATITSMCVPENDVVVIGYGMTTVDFLATVDSFPKPDDKVRTTSFKVQGGGNAGNALTCAARLGLKPKLISKVGDDSQGHAILNELQRDAVDTSFVLVSKGGSSAFSYVLIDNQTKTRTSIYTPAHPPMMPDDQSQSTLLSAFNEARLVYFDGLTTDTALFIAQEAARNKIPILVEAESPKEGLDELLKLADFAVCSARFPKAWTHASSIPSALVSMLLRLPNIKFVIVTLGEDGCLMLERSANEDADTEENDIDCFFESLYERKDDSLAVPTCISSGVKKFRANGRGTVCGRFFLGTAERIPDGELIDTTGAGDAFIGAILYAICTNMEPEKMLPFAAQVAAAKCRALGARTGLPYLADPRLAAYLC from the exons atggcAACGATGTGGAATTCTTTATGCGTGGCCAATGGCACTCTCTTCAACTCTTCTtctccacttcttcctcttcgttTCAATTCTAACTCCAACCTTCGATTTCGCCGCGCCACAATCACAAGCATGTGCGTTCCTGAAAACGACGTCGTTGTGATCGGTTACGGAATGACTACAGTTGACTTCTTGGCCACCGTTGACTCTTTTCCGAAGCCCGACGACAAGGTCCGCACCACCTCCTTCAAG GTTCAAGGAGGTGGCAATGCCGGCAACGCCTTAACCTGCGCCGCAAGACTCGGCTTGAAGCCTAAGCTCATCTCCAAGGTCGGCGACGATTCCCAAGGCCATGCTATTCTCAACGAGCTTCAGCGCGACGCCGTCGACACCTCCTTTGTCCTG GTATCAAAGGGTGGTAGTTCCGCGTTTTCGTATGTTCTAATCGACAACCAGAC AAAAACTCGGACTAGTATTTACACCCCTGCACATCCTCCCATGATGCCAGATGATCAATCCCAATCAACCTTATTATCTGCATTTAATGAAGCAAGATTAGTGTATTTTGATGGACTGACTACCGATACTGCTCTATTCATTGCACAAGAG GCCGCTCGAAATAAGATACCGATTTTAGTTGAGGCCGAATCACCTAAGGAAGGATTGGATGAGCTTCTGAAACTTGCTGACTTTGCTGTATGCTCTGCAAGGTTTCCTAAG GCTTGGACACATGCATCATCTATCCCAAGTGCACTGGTTTCCATGCTTTTAAGATTGCCAAATATCAAATTTGTGATTGTGACTTTGGGTGAAGATGGATGTCTAATGTTGGAAAGAAGTGCAAACG AGGATGCTGATACAGAAGAAAATGATATAGATTGTTTCTTTGAATCCTTATATGAAAGGAAGGATGATAGCTTGGCTGTCCCAACCTGTATATCGTCG GGGGTGAAAAAATTTAGAGCAAACGGAAGAGGGACAGTTTGTGGAAGATTCTTTCTTGGAACAGCAGAGAGGATACCGGATGGTGAGCTGATTGATACAACTGGTGCTGGAGATGCATTTATTGGTGCTATTCTTTATG CAATCTGCACAAACATGGAACCAGAGAAAATGTTACCATTTGCTGCTCAAGTG GCAGCTGCCAAGTGTAGGGCTTTGGGAGCTAGAACTGGTCTTCCATATCTGGCAGATCCACGCCTAGCAGCCTATTTATGCTAG
- the LOC107639210 gene encoding uncharacterized protein LOC107639210 isoform X2 has product MATMWNSLCVANGTLFNSSSPLLPLRFNSNSNLRFRRATITSMCVPENDVVVIGYGMTTVDFLATVDSFPKPDDKVRTTSFKVQGGGNAGNALTCAARLGLKPKLISKVGDDSQGHAILNELQRDAVDTSFVLVSKGGSSAFSYVLIDNQTKTRTSIYTPAHPPMMPDDQSQSTLLSAFNEARLVYFDGLTTDTALFIAQEAARNKIPILVEAESPKEGLDELLKLADFAVCSARFPKGVKKFRANGRGTVCGRFFLGTAERIPDGELIDTTGAGDAFIGAILYAICTNMEPEKMLPFAAQVAAAKCRALGARTGLPYLADPRLAAYLC; this is encoded by the exons atggcAACGATGTGGAATTCTTTATGCGTGGCCAATGGCACTCTCTTCAACTCTTCTtctccacttcttcctcttcgttTCAATTCTAACTCCAACCTTCGATTTCGCCGCGCCACAATCACAAGCATGTGCGTTCCTGAAAACGACGTCGTTGTGATCGGTTACGGAATGACTACAGTTGACTTCTTGGCCACCGTTGACTCTTTTCCGAAGCCCGACGACAAGGTCCGCACCACCTCCTTCAAG GTTCAAGGAGGTGGCAATGCCGGCAACGCCTTAACCTGCGCCGCAAGACTCGGCTTGAAGCCTAAGCTCATCTCCAAGGTCGGCGACGATTCCCAAGGCCATGCTATTCTCAACGAGCTTCAGCGCGACGCCGTCGACACCTCCTTTGTCCTG GTATCAAAGGGTGGTAGTTCCGCGTTTTCGTATGTTCTAATCGACAACCAGAC AAAAACTCGGACTAGTATTTACACCCCTGCACATCCTCCCATGATGCCAGATGATCAATCCCAATCAACCTTATTATCTGCATTTAATGAAGCAAGATTAGTGTATTTTGATGGACTGACTACCGATACTGCTCTATTCATTGCACAAGAG GCCGCTCGAAATAAGATACCGATTTTAGTTGAGGCCGAATCACCTAAGGAAGGATTGGATGAGCTTCTGAAACTTGCTGACTTTGCTGTATGCTCTGCAAGGTTTCCTAAG GGGGTGAAAAAATTTAGAGCAAACGGAAGAGGGACAGTTTGTGGAAGATTCTTTCTTGGAACAGCAGAGAGGATACCGGATGGTGAGCTGATTGATACAACTGGTGCTGGAGATGCATTTATTGGTGCTATTCTTTATG CAATCTGCACAAACATGGAACCAGAGAAAATGTTACCATTTGCTGCTCAAGTG GCAGCTGCCAAGTGTAGGGCTTTGGGAGCTAGAACTGGTCTTCCATATCTGGCAGATCCACGCCTAGCAGCCTATTTATGCTAG
- the LOC107639207 gene encoding protein high chlorophyll fluorescent 107, with product MNAFPSPSSSSSSNFNLFTQPKHNNYYHFKFSIKIPVLPSPPCCSLRDSSSSTTTVLDKNAISSQQSPSSNVVLPKDANYEGGLVVRRPVMEVSGDEEEDGGKDATDDDEANGSASAIDAGLTKFAKKMPMFEPERVESNPKEKPLTVNLDLALYRAKVLARKFLYEEAEAILQKCIYFWPEDGRAYVALGKILSKQSKTGKAREVYEKGCQATQGENAYIWQCWAVLENKMGNMRRAKELFDAATVADKKHVAAWHGWAVLELKQGNIKKARSLLVKGLKYCGQNEYIYQTLALLEVKANRYQQARYLFSQATNCNPNSCASWLAWAQMEVGQENYRAARKLFEKAVQASPKNRFAWHVWGIFESKTGNIDKGRKLLKIGHALNPRDPVLLQSLALLEYKHSTANLARVLFRRASELDPRHQPVWFAWGWMEWKEGNLNKARELYQKSLSIDSNSESAARCLQAWGVLEQRAGNLSAARRLFRSSLNINSQSYVTWMTWASLEEDQGNSVRAEEIRNLYFQQRTEVVDDASWVMGFLDIIDPAVDRLKRLLKLDPNSSNMMPDSFKSITGINKNKVDLAGTSSDVDDGEEDESGFDLDAFIMERLSLDTSKLEVQLEPSTVKTSKSPRRIWRSNNRIVKV from the exons ATGAACGCTTTTCCTTCcccatcatcttcatcttcttctaacTTCAATCTCTtcactcagcccaagcacaacaACTACTACCACTTCAAGTTCAGCATCAAAATTCCAGTTTTGCCCTCTCCGCCATGTTGCTCTCTCAGAGACTCTTCCTCATCCACCACTACTGTACTGGACAAAAATGCCATTTCCtcccaacagagtcccagttccAATGTAGTTTTGCCGAAAGACGCCAACTATGAGGGAGGGCTCGTGGTTCGCCGGCCGGTGATGGAGGTTTCCGGCGATGAGGAGGAGGACGGAGGGAAGGACGCGACCGATGACGATGAAGCGAATGGTTCTGCTTCTGCGATCGATGCCGGACTCACGAAGTTCGCGAAGAAGATGCCCATGTTTGAGCCCGAAAGGGTGGAATCGAATCCCAAAGAGAAGCCGCTAACTGTGAACTTGGACTTGGCACTGTACAGGGCCAAGGTCTTGGCTAGAAAATTTCTCTATGAAGAAGCAGAAGCTATACTTCAGAAG TGTATATACTTTTGGCCGGAAGATGGTCGAGCTTATGTGGCACTTGGGAAAATTTTGAGCAAGCAATCAAAGACAGGTAAAGCGAGAGAGGTGTACGAGAAGGGTTGCCAGGCTACTCAGGGTGAAAATGCTTACATTTGGCAG TGTTGGGCTGTTCTAGAAAATAAAATGGGAAATATGAGGAGGGCAAAAGAGTTATTCGACGCTGCCACGGTTGCTGATAAGAAGCATGTTGCTGCTTGGCATGGATGGGCAGTTCTAGAGTTAAAGCAGGGAAATATCAAGAAGGCAAGGAGTTTGTTAGTGAAAGGTCTTAAGTATTGTGGACAGAATGAGTATATTTACCAAACACTGGCATTGCTTGAAGTTAAAGCAAATCGGTATCAGCAAGCTCGATATTTATTCAGTCAGGCCACGAACTGTAATCCTAACAGCTGCGCTAGTTGGCTT GCTTGGGCACAAATGGAGGTGGGACAGGAAAACTACCGTGCTGCTAGGAAATTGTTTGAG AAAGCAGTACAGGCAAGTCCTAAAAATAGGTTTGCTTGGCATGTGTGGGGAATCTTTGAATCTAAAACGGGCAACATTGACAAGGGAAGAAAACTTCTAAAGATAGGCCATGCTCTAAATCCGAGGGATCCTGTTCTCCTTCAGTCTCTTGCATTGTTAGAATACAAGCACTCAACGGCAAACCTTGCTCGGGTCTTGTTCAGGAGAGCATCTGAATTGGATCCAAGGCATCAACCTGTTTGGTTT GCTTGGGGTTGGATGGAGTGGAAGGAAGGAAACTTGAATAAAGCTAGAGAGTTATATCAAAAGTCCTTATCAATTGATTCAAACAGTGAGAGTGCTGCTAGGTGTCTTCAG GCGTGGGGCGTTCTAGAACAGAGGGCTGGTAATCTTTCAGCTGCCCGAAGATTATTTAGATCATCATTGAACATAAACTCTCAGAGTTATGTGACATGGATGACTTGGGCATCACTGGAGGAAGATCAAGGAAATTCTGTTCGTGCTGAAGAGATTCGTAACCTCTATTTCCAGCAG CGCACGGAAGTTGTAGATGATGCTTCATGGGTTATGGGATTCTTAGATATTATAGACCCAGCCGTTGACCGTCTGAAGAGACTCCTCAAGCTGGACCCGAATTCTTCCAACATGATGCCGGATTCTTTCAAAAGTATCACCGGAATAAATAAAAACAAGGTTGATTTAGCCGGCACAAGTTCTGATGTCGATGATGGTGAAGAAGATGAAAGTGGTTTTGATTTGGATGCTTTCATTATGGAAAGGTTGTCCTTAGATACATCCAAGCTGGAAGTTCAGTTAGAACCATCAACTGTGAAGACAAGTAAATCTCCAAGGAGGATATGGAGATCAAACAATAGAATTGTCAAAGTGTAA